The DNA region ATGAGATATAATACAACTGGGAACTAAAATGACcaagtaaaataaaataaattactAAATATCGCACTTGTAACTGGTTAACCAAAGTGGTTAACCGGCTACACCTGAAACTAAATTAAATTGGAAATTAAATCATCTTTAGTGGAAACCGATTAACCAAAATTGTTAAGCAGTTACACCTGCAAAAACACAACATTTCTACGACTAGAATGATTCTCAGGCCTTGATGTAACCGGTTAACTACTCGTGCTAATCGGTTACATCACTTGCATTACTTGAAAAACATCAACACACCACCTTAATTCAAGTGTTTCAAGTCTACCATGCTCATGCTCATCTTCAACCTCTTGAACACATCATTTGTGACTCCCTTAGTCAACAAATCAACAACTTGGTCCTCACTCCTGCAATATCCTAATCGTAACCTTCCTTCATCAACAAGTTCCCTAAAATAGTGAAAACtcatctcaatatgcttgctcctCCCATGTGCAATTGAGTTATTAGCAATATTAATCGCATAAATGTTTCAACTAAGAGTGTGACAGTCTCACCCTTACTGTTGTCCATCTCCTTCAATAGATTCATAAGCCATGCAGCTTGGCACACATATAAAGAAGCGACAATGTACTCGACCTCATAAGATGAGAGTGTAACTATCGATTCCTTCTTCGAACACTATGAGATTGGTGTTTCATCGAACATAAAGATGTATCCTGGTGTAGAATTTCGATCATCTTTATCTTCCCACCAATTAGAATCGGTAAAATCGAGAAAATTGCATTTTCTGCCTGTATCTACCGCGGGAAAGAGAATTCTGCAGCCAACAGAACCTTTGATATAACGTAGGATCCTATTGATTATTGCCAAGTGACACACCTTCGGTCTCCCCATGAGTCTACTCACAATACCGACACTAAACTCCAAGTCTGGTCGCGTATTGCACAAGTAACACAAGGATCCTATCATCCTCCTATATTGAGTTGGATCAACATCTTGCGCACCCTCATTCTTGGACAATTGCAGCCTTGGGTTAATTGGAGAAATGGAAGCATTGCAATGCTtcatttcaaacttcttcaatatCTCAAGAGCATACCTTATTTGGTGCATGAGTAGTCCTCTTTTGGACTTGTGGAACTCAATGCCAAGAAAGTATGTCATGAGGCCAAGGTCAGTCATCTCAAATTCTTCCATAAGTTCACTCTTGAACTTTGAAGTACACTTTATATTTCTTCATGTAATCAATAAGTCATCCACATATAGACAAAGGATAATCATTCAATCACTTGTATCTGTCTTCACATATACTCCATGCTCGGGTACACACTTCTTGAAGCCAACATCCTTTAGGAAAACATCAATTCTtttattccaagctcttggagcttgcttcaaaccatataatgctttcttcaacttgtaaaaTTTCAACTCTTGGTCTTCAACAAAACTAGGGGGATGTCCTACATATACCTCCTCTTCAAGTGGTCTGTTCAAAAACACGGATTTAATGTCCATTTGGTAGATATGATAATTGTGGTTATTAGCAGTACCAACAACAAGCCTAATATTTTGAGTCCTAGAAACCGGTACAAAAACCTCCACAAAGTCTATGCCTTCTCTTTTCAAAAATCCTTTAGCAATCAATCGAGCCTTATGCTTGATTATCTCACCTTTAGGATTTGCTTTCACTTTGAACACCCACTTCATACTAATTGGCTTCTTTCTTTTAGGTAGATCAACTAAATCCCAAGTATTGTTCTTCTGGATAGATTCCAGCTCCTCCTTCATAGCACAAATCCATTTTGGATCACTCAAGGCCTCTTCCGTATTAACGGGTTCAGATTCGGCCATAAATGAAAAATGGACGAAATCACCATCATCATTAACTTCGTTGTCTCGGAATAACTCGCAATCCTGGAGTGTCTGAGGCAAACCCTTTTTCCTTGTTTTGACCTTCTGAAATCTTCTTTATTTCAAGCTTCGACGACATGTTGTTCTAGTCTTCCATTTTCCTTAGAATTGGAAATTTTGAAGTTGTGACTGGTTACATCTTTCTGGCAACCGGTTACAGCTTTCTGGTAATCGGTTACATCCTGCATATAACTAGTTAACGCCTattggtaaccggttacaccctGCTGCACTTACTTTAATTCATCGATTACGATGTCCCAACTAATCACAATCCTCTTGTTTACAATATCAAATAGTTGGTAACCCCAGGTAGAGTGATATCCAACAAGTATCATCACTTCTCCCTTGTCATCCAACTACTTTCTAAGTTGACCCGAAATATGTCGATATGCAACAGAACTAAAAGGTCTCAAATGGTTCTGATTCGGTTTTAATCTCGATCATGCTTCCTCCGGTGTTAAGTTTTCAAGCTTATTTGTAGGGCGACTATTCAATAAATAGGCAGTTGTGTATACCACGTCTCCCCATAACTCCTTCGGTAAGCTCCTCCCCTTCATAAACACTTTGAATACCTCATTCTTTCTCTTGATTAGGTATATCCATAGATTTCTAATATATTCATCGATAAATGTGACAAAATAACTATTTCCATCAATAGAATCTACTTGCATCGGTCCACACACATCCGAATACACCATCTCAAGGTGATTTTGGGTCCTTCAGTTTGCATCCTTGCTGAATTTTCCCTTATGTTACTTCGCTTCCAAGTCTTTGAGATCTCTAAAGTATATTGATAGATGATAGCCTCGTTACCATTCCATTCTTTTGCAAGTCTTTGAGATCTCTAAAATTGAGATGTCCAAGACGATAGTGCCACATCCACTCTTCTCTACTTACTGCAGTAGCAAGACATTTATGCTCCATAACCTTCAACTCAGCCTTGAAAGTTCTATTGGCAGCCATAAGCGTTTTAAGGACAAAAACTCCATTTGCATCCATAACGTGTAATCCCTTGTTTTCCATGTGAATCTTGTAACCCTTCTCAAGAAATTGGAAAATGCTTAGAAGGTTACATTTTATTCTCAGAATGTACCAGACATCTTTGATCAAGGAATATCCATCATCCCTTATCATGATCAAAACATCATCGATCTCATCGACCATTAGAATGGTGTCATCTGCGAACTTtactttgttcttcatggcacGATTAATTTTGACAAACCAATcctttcttcccgtcatatgaGTTAAACAACCCGAGTCCAAATACCACTCCTCACTGCAGTGAACTCCTTTCAAACTCATCATGGCATCTTCCTTTTTATGCACCCGGTTAATAATATCATTCAACCGACCACAACTCAATTTTTTATCATTGTTTGAGTTGATGCAGTTGTTTGCTGCTACAATTCTCTCACATGACCATGACCAAGAGTGTATTATTTTCATCAAACTCTTGTCTTGCAACCTTGGTTTCATCCCCTTGAGATTTTTTCTTGTTTGTATTGCATTCTTTTGCAAAATGATTGAATCGTTGACACTTATAGCACTGATCCTTGCTCTTGTCAAACTTCTTCCTTCACCTATAAAGTTTCTTTGACCACCATGCTTGTTGTAGCTACTCTCACCCCATTGACAAGTCGAATTCTTTAAATTTTTGGACTCTCTTCCaccaaaattctgaaaattccCTTTGCTCTTCATCAGTCATTTTCCTTACGATCTCTTGTCATTCTCATTGAAACGAGCTTGCAAAGCGATCTCCATATTTTCCTTGTCATTATTCCTCTCTTCCATCCTTTGCTCATGAGCCTTAAGAGAACTTTGCAACTCCTGTTTGCTCATCGTTGCAAGATCCTTCAACTTATCCATCACCATAACTATATTGTCAAATCT from Lathyrus oleraceus cultivar Zhongwan6 chromosome 1, CAAS_Psat_ZW6_1.0, whole genome shotgun sequence includes:
- the LOC127087999 gene encoding uncharacterized protein LOC127087999, whose product is MKSKGNFQNFGGRESKNLKNSTCQWGESSYNKHGGQRNFIGEGRSLTRARISAISVNDSIILQKNAIQTRKNLKGMKPRLQDKSLMKIIHSWSWSCERIVAANNCINSNNDKKLSCGRLNDIINRVHKKEDAMMSLKGVHCSEEWYLDSGCLTHMTGRKDWFVKINRAMKNKVKFADDTILMVDEIDDVLIMIRDDGYSLIKDVWYILRIKCNLLSIFQFLEKGYKIHMENKGLHVMDANGVFVLKTLMAANRTFKAELKVMEHKCLATAVSREEWMWHYRLGHLNFRDLKDLQKNGMVTRLSSINIL